A genome region from Melospiza melodia melodia isolate bMelMel2 chromosome 28, bMelMel2.pri, whole genome shotgun sequence includes the following:
- the BLACAT1 gene encoding bladder cancer associated transcript 1, which produces MPQFTFACFCGLHGFCKMKRKKEEAGGGQETAV; this is translated from the coding sequence ATGCCCCAGTTCACCTTCGCCTGTTTCTGCGGCCTCCACGGCTTCTgcaagatgaagaggaagaaggaggaggccGGTGGGGGGCAGGAGACGGCCGTGTGA